The Manihot esculenta cultivar AM560-2 chromosome 11, M.esculenta_v8, whole genome shotgun sequence genome includes a region encoding these proteins:
- the LOC110627122 gene encoding amidophosphoribosyltransferase, chloroplastic: MAASSTTNLSRTSLYLNSSSQASQKASLPFLPKTLHKPSFFPVTPSSVSNTRKALLTFSSNNPISHVISANENYPDDSSFGFHFDDDDKPREECGVVGIYGDPEASRLCYLALHALQHRGQEGAGIVSVNNNVLQSVTGVGLVSDVFNESKLDKLPGDLAIGHVRYSTAGSSMLKNVQPFVAGYRFGSVGVAHNGNLVNYRKLRADLEDSGSIFNTSSDTEVVLHLIAISKARPFFLRIVVACEKLEGAYSMVFVTEDKLVAVRDPFGFRPLVMGRRSNGAIVFASETCALDLIEATYEREVNPGEVLVVDKDGIQSLCLLPHPEPKQCIFEHIYFALPNSEVFGRSVYESRRLFGEILATETPVDCDVVIAVPDSGVVAALGFAAKAGVPFQQGLIRSHYVGRTFIEPSQKIRDFGVKLKLSPVRGVLEGKRVVVVDDSIVRGTTSSKIVRLIKEAGAKEVHMRISSPPIIASCYYGVDTPSSEELISNRMTVEEIREFIGCDSLAFLPLDSLKKFLGDDSPNYCYACFSGRYPVLPKEVKVKRVGDFVDDGLNGSIESIDGGWVQGPRNQDMEKKRDVQKLSSLS, translated from the coding sequence ATGGCCGCCTCCTCTACTACCAATCTCTCCAGAACCTCTCTCTACTTAAATTCCAGTTCTCAAGCTTCCCAGAAAGCTTCTCTCCCCTTCCTTCCCAAAACCCTACATAAACCCTCTTTTTTTCCTGTCACACCCTCTTCCGTCTCTAACACCCGCAAAGCTctcctcactttctcttccaacAACCCCATCTCTCATGTTATCTCGGCAAATGAAAACTACCCAGATGATTCTTCTTTCGGTTTCCATTTTGATGATGACGATAAACCCCGTGAAGAGTGTGGTGTTGTGGGTATCTATGGCGACCCAGAAGCCTCTCGTCTTTGCTATTTAGCTCTTCATGCTTTGCAGCATCGAGGCCAAGAAGGTGCCGGTATTGTTTCTGTCAATAATAACGTTCTGCAATCTGTTACCGGTGTCGGGTTAGTCTCTGATGTCTTTAACGAATCAAAACTTGATAAGCTACCTGGTGATTTAGCTATAGGGCATGTCAGATATTCTACTGCAGGGTCTTCTATGCTTAAAAATGTTCAACCTTTTGTTGCTGGGTACCGGTTTGGATCTGTTGGGGTTGCCCACAATGGGAATCTAGTGAATTACAGGAAATTGAGGGCTGACCTTGAAGATtctggttcgatttttaatactagttctgatacagaggttgttttgcatttgaTTGCGATTTCCAAGGCTAGGCCTTTCTTTCTGAGGATTGTTGTTGCATGCGAGAAGTTAGAAGGAGCCTATTCTATGGTGTTTGTGACAGAGGATAAGTTGGTTGCGGTGAGGGACCCTTTTGGGTTTAGGCCTTTGGTTATGGGGAGAAGAAGTAATGGTGCTATTGTGTTTGCTTCTGAGACTTGTGCTCTTGATTTGATTGAGGCTACGTACGAGAGAGAAGTTAATCCTGGTGAGGTTTTGGTGGTGGATAAAGATGGAATTCAATCGCTTTGCCTATTGCCCCACCCTGAACCAAAGCAATGCATATTTGAGCATATTTACTTTGCTTTGCCTAATTCAGAAGTATTTGGTAGGTCTGTTTATGAGTCGAGGCGACTTTTTGGTGAAATACTTGCTACTGAGACTCCTGTTGATTGTGACGTTGTGATTGCAGTCCCAGATTCAGGAGTGGTGGCTGCACTTGGTTTTGCAGCTAAAGCAGGTGTGCCATTTCAACAAGGATTGATAAGGTCACATTATGTGGGAAGAACTTTCATTGAGCCATCACAGAAGATTAGGGACTTTGGTGTTAAGCTTAAGCTCTCACCAGTAAGGGGAGTGTTGGaggggaaaagagttgtggttGTGGATGATTCAATTGTGAGAGGAACTACCTCGTCAAAAATTGTTAGGTTGATTAAGGAGGCTGGGGCTAAGGAGGTTCATATGAGGATTTCGAGCCCTCCAATTATTGCTTCTTGTTACTATGGAGTAGATACACCAAGTTCTGAGGAGCTGATATCTAATAGAATGACTGTGGAGGAAATCAGGGAGTTCATTGGGTGTGATTCTCTTGCCTTTCTACCATTGGATAGCTTGAAAAAATTTTTGGGCGATGATTCTCCAAACTATTGTTATGCTTGCTTCTCTGGGAGGTACCCAGTTCTGCCAAAGGAAGTTAAAGTGAAAAGGGTTGGTGATTTTGTGGATGATGGGTTGAACGGAAGCATTGAATCCATTGATGGGGGTTGGGTTCAAGGACCTCGAAATCAGGATATGGAGAAAAAAAGGGATGTCCAGAAGTTATCATCCTTGTCATGA